GCCTTAATATTCCTGTCGTTCAGAACTTCGTTAAAGACCGTGTTGTAAGTTATGTTGAAACTAAAATAAAAACTCCTATAAGCCTAAAAAGAGTTTACATTAGCTTCCCTAATAAATTAGGACTAGAAGAACTTTATTTAGAAGAAAAAAACAAGGATACATTACTGCACATCAATAAATTAGACGTTGGTTTAGATATTTTTCAGCTTTTGCAAAACAAAGCAGACTTCACATCTATTGAATTAGATGGACTTAGAGCCAATGTAAAAAGAGACGAACAAGGGCGTTTTAATTTCGATTATATACTGGACGCTTTCGCTAGCAACAAAGACGAAGAAAAACAAGATTCTAAGCCTTTCATTCTATCTCTAAATAAAATAAAATTACAACACGTTAATGTCAATTTTAATGATTTTCAGCAAGGAAACCATCTGAAAATAGAATTCAATAATTTCGAAACAAAAGTTAAAGACTTTAATCTTAAAGAAAATATTTATGCCCTCAATGGGCTTACTGCTGATGGTCTCAAACTAAGGTTAAAACAAGAGGTCTTAAATGAAGCTATAAAAGAAACTGCAAAAACAATAGATAGTCTTTCAGCCAAAAAACCGATGCAGATAAAACTAGATTTTCTGCGTTTTACCAATTTTGATGTAGATTATGCAGACAATACTACTCAATCTTATTTCAAGGTTTTATTTAAAGAACTATCTGGGGATTTTAATAATATAGATTTACCTGAAAATAAATATGATATAGACCAAATTAAACTTCTAGGTGCCAAAATAAATGTGGATCTCAAAAGCTCTTCTCAAAACAAATCTTTACAAGATGAGCTTCCAGAGAACCCTGCAAAAGTCAAGAGTAAAACTCCCAATGTAAAACTTAATTTGTTCGCTTTAGATGATGTAATGTTATCCTATAATGATAATTCAAAAAAGCATCAACAAGGATTTGATGCTAATCATTTAAACTTCAAAAAACTCAATGTAAATATTAGAGATTTTAGAATGTTGAATGAAGAGCTGATTGGTTCCGTAAAAAAAGTAGAACTTTACGAAAAGAGCGGGCTTGCAGTAAAGAATTTCAAAACTGACTTCGCGTACAAGAAAAATATAGCATACCTTAAAAATCTGCTTTTGGAAACCAACAACAGTATTCTTAGAGACGAAGCTGTAATTACCTATAATTCTCCGCAACAACTGTCTAGTAACATAGGCTCTGCTGGGCTAGCCATTAACCTTAGAAACTCTAAAATAGGCTTCAGTGATTTGTATTTATTTGCTCCTGATTTAAAGAAAAATGAGATACTTAAACAATATCCCAAATCAGTACTAAATATAGATGCCAGCTTAAGAGGTAAAGTAAATGATTTAAATATAAACACATTACACATTAGTGGTTTAGGTAGTACAATACTGGATATTTCGGGACAAATAAAAAATGTAACTAATCCTAATTTACTAAATTACAATATCGCCATTAACGAGTTAAAGACAACTAAAAAAGATATACAAAATTTAGCTCCTAGAAATAGTATCCCCTCAAACATTGAACTACCTCAAACTATTTCTTTAAAAGGCACTGCTAGAGGCAGTACTTCCTCTGTTTTATCCCACCTGAAGATAAATACCAGTTTAGGAGACCTTAGACTAGATGCCTATGCTAACCTTAAACCCAAAAATGGAGAAAAATACACCATCTTAGCAGAAACGGAACAACTCGTTCTAGGAAAATTATTAAGGAATAAAGATTTAGGAATATTTTCAGGAGAAATAAAAGCAAATGGAGTAGGGTTTAACCCTAAAACGGCCCAAACATCAATCAACGGAAATATTAAAAAATTTGACTTTAAAGGCTATCGCTATACAGGTGTTAATCTCAAAGGGAGTCTAATGACAGGGAGATTAACCGCTCATATTATGTCTAAAGACCCTAATGCTAATTTAGATCTTAAGCTAGCAGGCAACCTCAACAAAACCTCGAATATAAAACTCAACGGAAATATTGAATTACTAAATCCATATAAGCTAAATTTATACAAAGAGCCTCTAGCCTTATCAGGTAAAATAGATAGTGATTTTAGTAATATCAACCCAGATTTTCTCAACGGTTATATTCTTTTAGAGAATTTTAAAATCACACATAAAGACCAAACTTTACCTTTACAAGAGATTAAACTTGAAGCATTATCTACCCCTAATGAGAACAAAATAAATTTAAAATCTCAAGTTATAGATGCTTCTATACAGGGAAAATATAAACTTACTCAAATTTCTGATATTTTATTAAAAACACTTAATAATTACTATGAATTTAACCCTAAATCTAATTACAAAAAGAGCTTAGAACCTAACCAGCACTTCACTCTGAATGCTAAAGTAAAAGATGACAATCTTCTAAGAATATTTGTACCTGATTTAAAATATTTTGATGGAGGAGATATAACAGGTGTTTTTGATTCAAATCAGCAAAAGATAGAGTTTCAGGCAGATTTCCCAATAGTAGAATATGCAGCATATAAACTTAGTGGGCTATCACTTAACATAAACAATAGTCAAGAAGAACTAAGATATAGACTCGGTCTAACAGAGGTAACTAATGAAAATTTAGCCTTACAT
This Riemerella anatipestifer DNA region includes the following protein-coding sequences:
- a CDS encoding translocation/assembly module TamB domain-containing protein: MKNSIKNTLRIGAIILGSVVIILSILVFSLNIPVVQNFVKDRVVSYVETKIKTPISLKRVYISFPNKLGLEELYLEEKNKDTLLHINKLDVGLDIFQLLQNKADFTSIELDGLRANVKRDEQGRFNFDYILDAFASNKDEEKQDSKPFILSLNKIKLQHVNVNFNDFQQGNHLKIEFNNFETKVKDFNLKENIYALNGLTADGLKLRLKQEVLNEAIKETAKTIDSLSAKKPMQIKLDFLRFTNFDVDYADNTTQSYFKVLFKELSGDFNNIDLPENKYDIDQIKLLGAKINVDLKSSSQNKSLQDELPENPAKVKSKTPNVKLNLFALDDVMLSYNDNSKKHQQGFDANHLNFKKLNVNIRDFRMLNEELIGSVKKVELYEKSGLAVKNFKTDFAYKKNIAYLKNLLLETNNSILRDEAVITYNSPQQLSSNIGSAGLAINLRNSKIGFSDLYLFAPDLKKNEILKQYPKSVLNIDASLRGKVNDLNINTLHISGLGSTILDISGQIKNVTNPNLLNYNIAINELKTTKKDIQNLAPRNSIPSNIELPQTISLKGTARGSTSSVLSHLKINTSLGDLRLDAYANLKPKNGEKYTILAETEQLVLGKLLRNKDLGIFSGEIKANGVGFNPKTAQTSINGNIKKFDFKGYRYTGVNLKGSLMTGRLTAHIMSKDPNANLDLKLAGNLNKTSNIKLNGNIELLNPYKLNLYKEPLALSGKIDSDFSNINPDFLNGYILLENFKITHKDQTLPLQEIKLEALSTPNENKINLKSQVIDASIQGKYKLTQISDILLKTLNNYYEFNPKSNYKKSLEPNQHFTLNAKVKDDNLLRIFVPDLKYFDGGDITGVFDSNQQKIEFQADFPIVEYAAYKLSGLSLNINNSQEELRYRLGLTEVTNENLALHQLDLNGTINNNNIGINFSTKDSKGTEQYALAGIFRNEKNINKFSFIPQGLMLNYDKWQVEEQNVIGFGKEGIFADNFNLTKGNSSILLQSQEQKLGSPLNISISNFKVEDITEMVKKDSLIASGSVNGNALVSTFKPNLKVDADLNISNLKLKGNRVGNLDIKANTKVIDLIDTKIALTGEGNDVQSEGNYHLKKGDLGFILNLNNLPTKTLEAFALGNIKNGEGYFSGKLNINGTAQKPQIRGGIKFNNVGLEIAKTGTVFKNIEDEIRFSGQNIVFEQFKLRDTENNSLLINGDIQTEYFKKYAFNLDVNAKDFKLVNSEKDNDKMMYGVLSLDTNLRIRGNLDLPKVDGTLSVTDATDFTFILPQSTPTKQDREGIVEFVDKAKFGLAKNEIADTLSPKNQLKGMDISVNIDIDKNAKMSLVIDKANGDFVKLQGQAQLTGGVSPSGRTTLVGVYEVHSGAYEMSVNMLRRKFEIKKGSTITWNGEPTEADMNITAIYTTETAPLDLVQQQLAGLSPRELNQYKQRIPFNTHLIMKGELMKPEISFDITTEDKNAAVSSTVILNTEQRLAQLRQETSELNKQVFALLLLNRFIGENPFETSSGISAESMAKQSVSRILSQSLNDLAGDLIAGVELNFDLESSDDYSTGERTSRTDLNVALSKKLLNDRLKVSLGSNFGLEGATRLGEQASNIAGDIMVDYMLSKDGRYLLRTYRKNQYQVALQGQVIETGLGFVITLDYNDLREILKKKKNKKQ